One Sporomusaceae bacterium ACPt DNA window includes the following coding sequences:
- the yadH_2 gene encoding Inner membrane transport permease YadH gives MAILRVFARHMAVFRKIWFTNIMFNFIEPLLYLTAMGYGLGTFVQDINGLAYIQYIAPGIVASSAMFAASFECTYGTFIRLHYQKTFHAMLAGPVTVRDVIGGDIMYATFKSMLFGVVILTVIVALGQVRSWWALAIPLFLIIPGLVFSLLAMCYTGVTLNIDNFNYYVTLFLTPSYLFSGVFFPVSSMPGWAQVIAWFNPIYHSVEVCRAMALGKIYPGLLLHAGVLALVAIVLTPLAVRLMEKRLIV, from the coding sequence ATGGCGATATTGCGTGTTTTTGCCCGCCATATGGCGGTATTTCGCAAAATTTGGTTTACCAACATTATGTTTAACTTTATTGAACCGCTCTTGTATCTTACAGCCATGGGCTACGGCCTGGGAACTTTTGTACAGGATATTAACGGCTTGGCCTATATTCAATATATTGCGCCAGGTATCGTCGCTTCATCAGCCATGTTTGCCGCCTCCTTCGAGTGCACTTATGGCACCTTTATCAGGCTGCACTACCAAAAGACCTTCCACGCCATGCTGGCCGGTCCGGTTACCGTACGCGATGTAATCGGCGGCGACATAATGTACGCTACCTTCAAAAGTATGTTGTTCGGAGTGGTAATACTGACAGTTATTGTTGCCCTCGGTCAAGTCCGTTCCTGGTGGGCGCTGGCCATACCGCTGTTTCTTATTATTCCCGGGCTGGTGTTTTCCCTGCTGGCAATGTGTTATACCGGTGTAACCCTTAATATTGATAATTTTAATTATTACGTGACCTTATTTTTAACACCTTCCTATTTGTTCTCCGGCGTATTCTTCCCGGTTAGCTCCATGCCTGGCTGGGCACAGGTAATAGCCTGGTTTAATCCTATTTATCACAGTGTTGAAGTTTGCCGGGCAATGGCTTTGGGAAAAATTTACCCCGGTCTGCTGCTGCATGCCGGGGTGCTGGCGCTGGTAGCTATTGTGCTTACACCGTTGGCGGTAAGGCTGATGGAAAAGCGTCTTATCGTGTAA
- the lnrL_4 gene encoding Linearmycin resistance ATP-binding protein LnrL gives MDAAIVRAEKLGKTYGDFRALKGISFTITAGQCFGFLGHNGAGKTTTMRMMYGMSTVEEGALWLFGQPIVLTPPAIKARLGIVPQEDNLDDDLTVIENLEVYGQIFGLSRAEARARGKDLLIFMGLEDKEHSDIESLSGGLKRRLVIARALINRPEIVILDEPTTGLDPQARHLVWQKLRSLKANGVTLILTTHYMEEAVQLCDRLVIMHEGIILDEGSPRELIARCVLPYVIEVHLPLSQVPDGLEDKVKAWGGEAIRVVDGLFLYAVNGEELWYNLDSWGLPKHFCLLRPANLEDVFLKLTGMGEQN, from the coding sequence ATGGATGCAGCAATTGTCCGGGCTGAAAAGCTTGGCAAAACATATGGAGATTTCCGGGCGCTTAAGGGTATATCATTTACTATCACGGCTGGGCAATGTTTTGGTTTTTTGGGACATAACGGCGCGGGAAAGACGACAACAATGCGTATGATGTATGGTATGTCGACTGTTGAAGAAGGTGCGCTGTGGCTGTTTGGGCAGCCGATTGTGCTGACACCGCCGGCCATTAAGGCCAGATTGGGTATTGTCCCGCAGGAGGACAACCTTGATGATGATTTGACAGTCATTGAAAATCTGGAGGTGTATGGTCAAATATTTGGTTTAAGCCGGGCTGAAGCCAGAGCGCGCGGCAAGGATTTGCTTATCTTTATGGGACTGGAAGATAAAGAGCACAGTGATATTGAAAGCCTGTCAGGCGGTTTAAAGCGGCGGCTGGTCATTGCCCGGGCACTCATTAACCGGCCGGAAATTGTAATCCTGGACGAGCCTACGACCGGCCTGGATCCGCAGGCCAGGCATCTGGTATGGCAAAAGCTCAGGAGTCTTAAAGCCAACGGCGTAACTTTAATCCTAACCACGCATTATATGGAAGAAGCAGTTCAGTTATGTGACCGGCTGGTTATTATGCATGAAGGCATTATTTTGGACGAGGGCAGCCCGCGTGAGCTTATTGCGAGGTGCGTGCTGCCTTATGTTATTGAAGTACACTTGCCGCTTTCGCAGGTACCGGATGGCTTGGAGGACAAGGTAAAAGCCTGGGGCGGTGAAGCCATCCGGGTAGTTGACGGACTCTTTCTGTATGCCGTTAACGGTGAGGAATTGTGGTACAACCTTGATAGCTGGGGTCTTCCCAAGCACTTCTGTCTGCTGAGGCCTGCCAATCTCGAAGATGTATTTTTGAAACTTACCGGTATGGGGGAACAAAACTAA